From a region of the Triticum aestivum cultivar Chinese Spring chromosome 7D, IWGSC CS RefSeq v2.1, whole genome shotgun sequence genome:
- the LOC123166507 gene encoding protein GLUTAMINE DUMPER 1: MRPGAEFVAMSHRVGAPMVAPAHGLINGTAPHSPWQSPVPYLFGGLAAMLGLIAFALLILACSYWKLSGYLDGDRDGQAAEGDGEKAAASGASKPASDFQEHVVVIMAGDERPTFLAKPATSRAAEVELAAAAEAAAVASASAVDGPEKKVDEQGCEVNSQLGGDPADAASGSSGHQDAASQSRDHHHHDHESSSTAELQESLQ, translated from the coding sequence ATGAGGCCCGGAGCCGAGTTCGTCGCCATGAGCCACCGCGTGGGGGCGCCGATGGTTGCGCCGGCGCACGGGCTGATCAACGGGACGGCGCCGCACTCGCCGTGGCAGTCGCCGGTGCCGTACCTGTTCGGCGGCCTGGCGGCGATGCTGGGGCTCATCGCCTTCGCGCTGCTCATCCTGGCGTGCTCCTACTGGAAGCTCTCCGGGTACCTCGACGGCGACCGGGACGGCcaggcggcggagggcgacggggAGAAGGCCGCGGCGTCCGGCGCGTCCAAGCCGGCCTCGGATTTCCAGGAGCACGTGGTGGTCATCATGGCCGGCGACGAGCGGCCCACGTTCCTCGCCAAGCCGGCCACCAGCCGAGCAGCCGAGGTTGAGCTCGCGGCcgcggccgaggcggcggcggtagcGAGCGCGAGCGCTGTCGATGGACCGGAGAAGAAGGTGGACGAGCAGGGCTGCGAGGTAAACTCGCAGCTCGGAGGCGACCCCGCCGACGCGGCGAGCGGGAGCAGCGGCCACCAAGACGCGGCGAGCCAGAGCCGTGATCACCACCACCATGACCATGAGAGCAGCAGCACGGCGGAGCTCCAAGAAAGCTTGCAATAA